gagaggaataagggctgataatgggggctgatgagaggaataagggctgataatgggggctgatgagaggcattgtCCCCCCTCTAAAACCCTCCTATAGgtctcctgaactgcagagcggtgcccacttccagccctgagccgaGCTGaccagagttttttttaaattatatttggTCTATACATTATTTTTTAACTAAGGATTTTTTAAGTTGTTTTTCCCTTTAAAACTAAGCCACGCTCTTTtgtttagacctcatgcacacaaacgtattttctttccgtgtccgttccatttattttatttttttgcggaccgtatacggaaccattcatttcactgaaaaaaacaaagttactctgtgtgcattccgtttctgtatgtccgtatttatattccgctaaaaaatagaacatgtcctattcttgtccgcattacggacaaggatagtactgttctattaggggccagatgttctgttcgacaaaatacagaatgcacatccTGTCCTCACCTCCTGTCCTACCGAGGATGAGTTTGGTCTTCAAAATGTACATCTGTATACTCCATACTGTGCTCTGATTACTCGGCTACCGCTGTTCAGTATTATTTTTTGTCAAGGGaagagttttaggctactttcacactagcgtttttgctggatctggcagggttcagcaaaaacgcttcagttactgataatacaaccatctgcatccgttatgaacggatccggtagtattatctttaacatagcgaagacggatccatcacgaacaccattgaaagtcattgggggacggatctgtccccattgacttgcattgtgggtcatgacggatctgttttgctccgcatcctagGACAGAAGGCAAAccgcatgctgtggtttgctctccagtatgacaatggaacggaatgcattttggagcattccggtctgttcagttccgttttgtccccatcaaCAATGAATGGCaataaaactgaagctttttttttttttttttttccggtattgaaaccctagacggatctcaatacagaaaaattttaacgctagtgtgaaagtagccttattgttaTCACTCCTTGATTGACTGATGGATACTACCATGGgcagactgagaacttaaagtggccatggaaaaaaacctgaaagtggccccatgttgtaggcaggtccaattTGACTGAAGttggagcaacacaagtaggcagagacaacagAACTTGGCAGGTCCTAAACTACTGTGGTtctgcacaaaatactgctgccttttccacagtattcaacttaggctaggtctacacgacgacatttgtcgcgcaacattttgttgcaccaatgtcgcgcgacaatttttataatggcagtctatggtgtcgcactgcaacatgcaacatgctgcgactgcgacgcgacagtcgcagaaaatccattcaagactgcatgttgcagtgcgacaccatagactgccattataaaaattgtcgcgcgacattagtacaacaaaatgtcgcgcgacaactgttgcttcctatctgtcgcgcgactttttgtcgcacgacaaatgtcgtcgtgtagacctagccttatagtcCCGAGGGTTGTGATAGAGTTGAGtttaggagggcacctgcggctgtTGCTCCCTGATGCTCCCAGCATTTATTAATGTTTAGAGCATCAGGtcgttatgtacctggctggccaCCATGAAGAGGACTCGGGCGGCCACCTTGGCATTGgcctactgggaaatttccctgtagggtctatggccagtccgcctctACATACTACCAGTAGTTAACAGAGAAGAGAATGCTTCAGTGTGCATGCTCGAGTACAAGCAGATCTAAAAAGACTTCAGCGGCATTTGTTCTTGGCAACTTGAATGTCTACATACACCGCACTATTGCCAGGCTCTCTAAGCAGCACTAGATGGGCTGCAAGTTTCTTCTCAACACACACCATATATAAGTTTTGTTGGGGAGGATTTATCAACTGGTGagaagtagaactagcttagttgcccatagcaaccaatcagattccatctttcatttttcacacctattttagaaaaagaaaagagggatctggttgctatgggcgactaagccagttctactttacatttgtttgataaatcttcccaatTTGTTTTCCTAGATGTCAAATTGCAATGCTGATAGGAAAAGAAAGCGTAATAGCAAATGCACACAGTATGTCAACTGTCAACAAGCTTATAGCTGATGTCCTGGAATCAGATCTTTTTGTAATTGCACTATTCCCGATGATCCTCCATTAGGCTCTGAAGctaagcatttatttttttctcctggtTTAAATCACAATTGTCTCAATCATTCTAGGATGTAACCTCTGCTCCTAAGAAGAAACGTTTGCATAAaattccactcctcctcagatGACCCCAGGGCAATCTATGCAGTggtctaaagcctcattcacacgtcagtgttccacggacgtgtgctgtacgtgtcctccacagacagcacatgtccccattcattttaggctacattcacataaacgtattttgtttccatgtccgttctgttgtttttttttgcggattggataagaacacattcatttcaatgggtccgcaaaaaagcggacaacacaccgcgtgctatccgcatccatatgtccgttccgtaaccccaccccccaaaaaaaacacgtcctattctagtctgttttgcggacaaggataggcattgttacaatggatgccatacatcatccgttttttttttctaatctgcaatttgcggaccgcaaaacacatgtggtagtgtgaatgtagccttaatgtgtgtattcagacatccgtgttttagcacggatgcatgctctattttttacATGTTCATGGATCCATtgcgcccattatagtctataggtccatgaaaaccacggatgccatctgtgtttcatccgtgtttcacagctctttaggaagagatgctttgaaaattacttttcagctgtgcagggccagtgaaacatggatggcacatggacagcaaaaaaagGACAAATGGAccacacacggatccttcacggacagcttcacggatgcatcactgaccaccttcttaCAGATTTGAGCAcagacacagacgtgtgaatgaggcttaggcctcctgcacacgaacgtgtgcgcccccgtGGCCATGCTTCTGCCAGCAAATTGCGGGTGGCAAAGCACGCAcactgaccgtggggcagccgcagacgATCgcaatcccattcactttaatgggtctgcgatccggccgttccgcaaaaagataggagatgttttatctttttgcagaacggaagtacgaggcgaaaccccacagaagcactccatagtgcttccatagggttccgttccgtggttccattccgcatctccggatttgtggacccattgaagtgaatcggtccgcatttgcgatgcggaatgcacacggaacgtcgcctgtgtattgcggatccgcaaatgcggtccgcaatacggcaacgggcagcacatgttcgtgtgcaggaggccttgcaGTAAGTGCTGTATTAGACCTGCATATAGTTGGCCAGATCATCACTCAGGCATCttgcacaccaccgtatgtattttgcagtccgcaaaaaacagataaacaaaaaatacggaagaaatctgtgtgcattccttattttgcggaacggaacagctggcccctaatagaacagtactatttgtcagtaatgcggacaataataggacatgttctattttgttgcggaacggaaatgcagaAACGGAAttcaaacggaacggaaacagaatgaaaatacatttgtgtgcaagaggccttacccaATGAACGTTGTGCCGTCTAATCACTGCTGCTAGTAAataatgattttgtatggggacgaGAGATGGCATTAGCAATTCTAATCTGATCTATACATGAAAAATGACACATTCCAGTACCGTGCAGACTTTCTTTTATATAATGTATTAAGGCTTTTAGTGATAGATGAACAAAGGAAGAGAATCAGGATACATAAAATACGGTACATTAGCGAATAATACAATTTGTTGGGAAATCACATTATGCTGCTGAAAGTGAGATAATTAGCAAATAGTTTTTAATAAATTCTTTTTATGAAATGCTACTGATTTGTTCAGACCCAGGTATGTACTGCCAAATAAACATGATCTCATGTATAAACCTCATGAATATACCCTAGAGGCCATCAAGAAATAGCGTGACCTCACGCATAAAAACTGTACTAACAAAAGTATCAGTACTACCCACCAATCAAGTTATTTCTTGTGAAAAAATCTGGAatccaattggttgctatgggcaacacatTTTAGTTGATCATACAAGGCCACCTGCAGAGGTTGCGGAAAACGTGCAGTTTTTCCGTGTGGATTCCCATGCGGAAAAAACGCAGCATAGTACAGTACCGGCAAAATGTATGAGATTACACAGATCTCATGTACAACTGACCTGTTGTGCAGATTTTCAAATCTTCAGCGTGCCAATTATttttgcagatttcacccttttcaatggaagggtgagatctgcggcaaaaccgccTTTAATCCACACCAAAATCCGCAATTAGAAATTGATTCATGCAGATCTTATCTGTCTTATGTGAGTTCACCCACACTCGCGTGCAGGTGGCCTAAAAAGGACATTGAGATTAttcttggaaaaaaataaatgaaaacatttTAAGGAAATGTTCACATGTGGCGGTATTGTTGTAGATATATATGTGACTTAAAATAGGTTCCAAAGCCATACATGTCAGgattgggttcacatcagcgttatggattctgtttttgttttcagttataacatggttataaaacggaaaataacggaatccataagacggaagtcaaaacggaagcctattagaggcattccattttgatctatcataatagaagtctatgagaatCATAACaaatccgtctggttcccgttatgcaagactgaaaacaaagtcctgtcgacagcactttgttttctgtcttacataacgggacccagacggaccCGCtataattcccatagacttctattatgatggaaagcataacggaatgcccttttaaaggcttcagttttgcattctgtcataatgcaagtctatgggcagcataacggatccgtcctgggttcagttatgcaggactggactcctgcataatagaaaccaggacggattcgttatgctgcccatagacttgaattatgaaggatcaaaacggaatgcctcttaaaggcttttgttttgacttccgtctcatcaaaaatggaatccataacgttgatgtgaacccacccttagtgtGATTGTGTCTGTTATATTTGCTTGGATTTCTGCAAGCACTCTTGAGTATAAATGGCGCAGTTGCTTATGTTCTACAACAAATCTGCTATGTGTGAATATACGGTCAGTCTCATCTTAGCATTTAGGTGACACTGAGGAACTTTATGGGGCATTGAAGAACTCCCATGGACTATATACTTTACATCAGGAGTGGACAGAGTAGCAGGTttgaattaaagaggttgtccgagcttttaatattgatgacatatcccaggcatcctcaaactgcggccctccagctgttgcaaaactacaactcccagcatgcccgaacagcctataggtatcagcctacagcagggcattgtgggagttgtagttttacaacagctggagggccgcagtttgaggatgcctgacatatcctgaggagaggtcatcaatattaaaagcctggagaacccctttaagtatacaaTATCATCAGAAAGTGCTTTATGCTCAGTAATAGTGCTCAGCATGAATACATTGTATGTATGAAAGCCACATTAACAGAACTTCATAAGTTCAGTCTTGGTGCAGCCTCTCTGACAGCAGGATAAAGCCGGCCCTGCACTTCTCTTCATCCGTAGACCGACACCTTGCTGGTCTTCACTTGCTATAGGATCATACAGTGCCCCTTGTAACTGTTCCATAGTTGGATCATTTTTCTGTAAGGAGGAATAGGGAGGATTAGGTGCTCTATGGGTTTCTCCAAAAAGGGAATTCAGATATTCAGGGTCCTCCATGGAATCTCTATTCAACCAGTCCAGAGAATCACCTATAATGAGAATTTGTATCAGATATCAATTAGTTTGTAGCACCTTCCCAGAAGTTTGACAATAATTGACTTGAAAGTTGGGAATAGATATGAGCAAATCAATTGTAACTAATCAATTTGTCTTCCtagccagtagtgttgagcgtgaatattcgaatcacgaataTTACCACTttgagaattagcgaatatttagaatatagtgctatatattcgtattcgcgaatagtgttgaatattctaatagcaaatttattacattgccgatttttgcaatcaagtaaacaatggctggagatcatgaattctctaatttatggcgaatatttggccaaaaattcgtgaaatatcgtgaatttgaatattgcctatgccgctcatcactactagccAGACTTCTTCTCCTGTGGGTAGGCTTTTCCCACAGGTAAAGAAGCCCCCACCTGCAGCATGATAGACAGGGCAAGGTTGACAAGGTTGGACGGGATGTCCAACCTTGTCAATCTCCTGCCTGCACTGCTGCTGAATAGTGATGAGTGACAAAGGGGCAATATTCCTTTTCTcaatatttcgtgaatttttcgcataatattcgcactaaattctagaattcgtgatctcgtcattattttcgcgattgcacaaatcgggactaatgatgcacatattttttgtgcaatacatgtAACTTCACATttgatcaggtctgagtagatattactgattgttgtgacatcacaacactatgtccgtagcatgtatgtatggacagcagagaaacagtaattcctatcacactacataACACCCTGCCCTgggatcagctacactatatcactatctaacctacactgactatctaccactaactatctgtattatatatatgagctaactatctaatgtaattggataaggaataggatccagataaaagcacagagcacagcaatgtcactgctctcactctcagaactgcaaaaaaactgcagaaaatggctgctggggaggttcttatatagtaaggggtaggcaactttcctattggtttctaaggatgttgctaagctctgacaaagatattgcagccttctcattggcccacaagcaagaaggggggttactgatggaaaaaaaatctagaatattcgcgattacgaatatatagcactatattttacatcttcgtgaattctcgaagtgccgatattcacgataaataaTCGCGATTACAATATTTGCGATAAACACTACTGCTGAAGCTCAAATTCACACCACCACCTGGTAGTGTTGTGGAGCGTGTGCAGTAGCTACTCAGGAAGACGAATTTGAGCTTCAACAGCGGCATAGGCAGGAGACTGAATGGGCTGGGAAAGATGTTTTGCCCTGTCAATCCTTTAGTAGGTGGGTGCTTCTTTACCTGTGGGGGACTGTcccccacaggtgaagaagtctCGCTAATGAGAATTGATTCACTCAccttttaggccccatgcacacaaacgtattttcattctgtgtccattccgtttttttgcgtaccgtacagaaccattcatttctataggtccacaaaaaaacagaaggtactatgtgtgcattccgtttacccatgtccatatttccgttccgcattacggacaacgataggactgttctactagccagctgttccgttttgcaaaatacggaatgcacacagatgtcatccgtattttttgaggatccgttttttgcagaccgctaaatacatacagtcgtgtgcatgaggccttagatgggACTGCAGCAGTTTTGGCAGCTACACCTGTTGCAAGACAGAAGCTTACACTTTTACTGTACTACATGGcagtataatgaaagtcaatggttaGTGAATCGAGACAATACATTTGCAAAACATCCAGCAGTATTGGATTTCCTCTGACTATAGAGTCATGGTCCCAGCAATCCACATCATAGCAATACAACTCCATTTACTTTTATTATTCTGCAATGTAGTACAGTGAAAGTAAGGTCGTGCAACAGGTGTCACAGCCAAGATCCCTGTGTAGCCCCAACCTAATACTTAAAGGGTATGGAAAcctttgggacaattttttttttatgattgcatttcactcattttgggctaaaataatttctttaattggtctttataaaaaaatgttcagccatttttgagatacaaggcttaaaaatctgtctgtttgcaAAGTATCACTTCTTAGTCCCgtcatctgacagctcatgtgaaaCCTTATGCCCTTATTTCTGATCTTTTGACCTCATAATCATTCATTTAAGCCATGTTCTTATCAATAATGAGTGT
This portion of the Bufo gargarizans isolate SCDJY-AF-19 chromosome 1, ASM1485885v1, whole genome shotgun sequence genome encodes:
- the LOC122931280 gene encoding relaxin-3-like, producing the protein MCLRFCLCVLLITFIIPNLCQALEVSDGGIRLCGRDFIRTVVMSCGGSRWKRYSPEPGQERLNPYRDSLDWLNRDSMEDPEYLNSLFGETHRAPNPPYSSLQKNDPTMEQLQGALYDPIASEDQQGVGLRMKRSAGPALSCCQRGCTKTELMKFC